A section of the Lineus longissimus chromosome 1, tnLinLong1.2, whole genome shotgun sequence genome encodes:
- the LOC135485555 gene encoding FMRFamide-activated amiloride-sensitive sodium channel-like, which produces MEAKHATPPWPKVDVHAAPRTVREVFIKFGLLSTVRGIPRIFKARNPFLSILWGVVVVTFLSISLYQAIYIISGYLRFSTYQEQTIKLSQSTRFPDVTICSLQPFRSFKSLKRERVKKAELIVNEYFYNVSKKISNYSYEEYYQSELKYYKGEEVTPFTWERNGGDYYDDDDGDLDLDLDLESNLWESDNDDEIKHAAGGRRPKRRSPVHHMSSSARDYVDNETIRNLLMSTTGLFQNIDSHLRKKLSHQSDLIDDCSYTIQNGKHLETVACKVKLFQYPQYFNCYTIQRKVRRGMVVGLDIKLYLDDDVHLLYPKHYIHDTDAQKHGIRVVIHDPDTYPDLHINGYDIPPGMAANFNLHTKLWVHLPPPYGNCTDEKLVLKDSHGRTYRYVQHTCEEMCIQRKINEQCHCIDPGLITDAVTSMDPKQPDKRLPFCANISFSRQIISSRLACMYDFRFNPPGKCPCPLPCKRYEYTSTSVDMAKWPHESFHIPFYQSTQETRNISFPTIDKLLKSLHTFVYGLEPIAYEAESDTDSIVVDKLIKTHVFQRNFASVKVTRPTFEIHYVTERPAIDVSTLMSRVGGIMNFWLGITFITVMEFVEVIYDSILLLCRRIARKKTKNDDKGEVVKTDDSKDQDLLEKDESDSKPVRSS; this is translated from the coding sequence ATGGAGGCTAAGCATGCGACGCCCCCGTGGCCGAAGGTCGACGTGCACGCGGCCCCACGCACAGTCAGGGAAGTCTTCATTAAGTTTGGATTACTCAGCACGGTTCGTGGCATCCCGAGGATCTTTAAGGCGAGGAATCCGTTCTTGTCGATATTATGGGGAGTAGTTGTTGTGACATTTCTGTCTATTTCACTCTACCAGGCGATTTATATAATATCCGGGTACCTGCGCTTTAGCACGTACCAGGAGCAGACGATAAAGTTATCGCAGTCAACCAGGTTCCCGGATGTAACAATCTGTAGTTTGCAGCCATTCAGGAGTTTCAAATCGCTAAAGCGGGAAAGGGTTAAGAAGGCGGAATTGATAGTGAATGAATACTTTTATAATGTTAGTAAAAAGATATCAAATTATTCTTACGAGGAATATTATCAATCCGAGTTGAAGTATTACAAAGGAGAGGAAGTTACGCCATTTACTTGGGAAAGGAATGGTGGGGAttattatgacgatgatgatggtgaccttgaccttgaccttgaccttgaatcgAACCTTTGGGAAAGTGATAACGACGACGAAATCAAGCATGCGGCGGGTGGACGCAGGCCTAAACGACGGTCTCCGGTTCACCACATGTCCAGTTCTGCACGGGATTACGTTGACAATGAAACTATTAGAAACTTACTGATGTCTACGACAggtctttttcaaaacatcgaTAgccatttgagaaaaaaattgagtCATCAAAGCGATTTGATAGACGATTGTAGTTATACGATTCAGAATGGAAAACACCTAGAAACTGTCGCTTGCAAGGTCAAACTGTTTCAGTATCCACAGTATTTTAATTGCTACACGATTCAGAGAAAGGTACGAAGGGGTATGGTTGTGGGGTTGGACATTAAGTTGTATTTGGATGACGATGTGCATCTGCTTTATCCAAAGCACTACATACACGACACTGACGCTCAGAAACATGGCATCCGCGTAGTAATACACGATCCCGACACGTATCCTGATTTACACATAAATGGGTATGACATTCCGCCGGGGATGGCAGCCAATTTCAACTTGCATACTAAACTGTGGGTACATCTCCCACCTCCGTATGGAAACTGCACAGATGAAAAATTAGTTCTGAAAGACAGTCATGGGCGTACGTACAGGTATGTACAGCATACCTGTGAGGAAATGTGCATCCAGAGAAAGATAAACGAACAGTGCCATTGCATTGACCCGGGTTTAATCACCGACGCTGTCACTTCCATGGATCCGAAACAGCCGGACAAGCGGCTGCCATTTTGCGCTAACATATCATTCAGTAGACAAATCATCTCTTCCCGCCTTGCCTGTATGTATGACTTTCGCTTCAATCCGCCGGGGAAATGCCCCTGCCCGCTGCCATGTAAGCGCTACGAGTACACAAGCACCAGCGTCGACATGGCAAAATGGCCGCACGAGTCATTTCACATTCCTTTTTACCAATCGACACAAGAGACTAGAAATATTAGCTTCCCTACGATAGACAAACTGCTGAAGTCATTGCACACTTTCGTTTACGGTCTCGAGCCGATCGCGTATGAGGCGGAGTCGGATACAGACAGCATCGTGGTAGATAAACTGATAAAGACCCATGTGTTCCAACGAAACTTCGCCTCGGTCAAGGTCACCCGACCAACCTTTGAAATCCATTACGTCACTGAGAGGCCAGCAATTGATGTTTCGACTCTGATGAGTAGAGTTGGTGGAATAATGAATTTCTGGTTAGGAATCACTTTCATTACTGTCATGGAGTTCGTCGAGGTGATATACGACTCCATATTGCTTTTGTGTAGGAGGATTGcacgaaaaaagacaaaaaatgatgataaaGGTGAAGTTGTTAAGACAGATGATAGCAAAGACCAAGATTTGTTAGAAAAGGATGAAAGTGATTCCAAACCAGTTAGAAGTTCTTGA